A region from the Bactrocera dorsalis isolate Fly_Bdor chromosome 1, ASM2337382v1, whole genome shotgun sequence genome encodes:
- the LOC105234029 gene encoding vitelline membrane protein Vm26Aa, protein MKSFVCIALFAAIFSVALAGTAVSGVQEAEADQGVQGAYDLTRFRKSAYGGGAAASIPAPPCPKNYLFSCQPNLAPVACAAPAAAPSYGSAGAYSAPIPTYVAPIPSGYAGVGYNPQFYQY, encoded by the coding sequence ATGAAATCCTTCGTTTGCATTGCTCTCTTCGCCGCCATCTTCAGCGTTGCATTGGCTGGTACTGCCGTATCCGGTGTTCAAGAGGCCGAAGCCGACCAAGGTGTACAAGGTGCCTACGATTTGACACGTTTCCGTAAATCCGCTTATGGTGGTGGCGCCGCCGCTAGCATTCCAGCACCTCCTTGCCCAAAGAACTACCTCTTCAGCTGTCAACCTAACTTGGCGCCAGTCGCTTGTGCCGCCCCAGCTGCTGCTCCATCATATGGCTCTGCCGGTGCCTACTCCGCGCCCATCCCAACTTATGTGGCTCCTATTCCATCTGGCTACGCTGGTGTGGGCTACAACCCACAATTCTATCAATATTGA